The Litchfieldia alkalitelluris genome has a window encoding:
- the fliH gene encoding flagellar assembly protein FliH: MSNIIKSTESKLLKKSDRLITLKNLKTSQENEQISAEDQIALDNYSVSIVEDAKNRASTLIQEAQQKYEELQQMILFEKESWETEKQLLIKQANEEGFNIGYADGRKIGLSSYNELLENGKQIVEIARKDSLKHIENTEEIILSLGIKVAEKIIGEQLNTEPLTYLSIVKTAIKEVKDHAQIQITVHPKYYEVLVDSTDDLKALINRDCDVFVFPNPDLDEIGCFIESSYGKIEASVDSQLEEIKSKLLALLLEE, encoded by the coding sequence TTGTCTAATATCATAAAGTCTACTGAGTCTAAACTGTTAAAAAAGTCCGATCGACTAATTACCTTGAAGAATTTAAAGACAAGTCAAGAAAATGAACAAATTAGTGCTGAAGATCAAATTGCGCTAGATAATTATTCGGTATCTATCGTTGAGGATGCAAAAAATAGAGCTAGTACATTGATACAAGAAGCACAGCAGAAGTATGAAGAGCTACAACAGATGATCCTCTTTGAAAAAGAGTCTTGGGAAACTGAGAAGCAATTACTAATTAAGCAGGCAAATGAGGAAGGCTTTAATATTGGCTATGCAGATGGAAGAAAAATAGGCTTAAGTAGTTATAATGAATTGTTAGAAAATGGGAAGCAGATAGTAGAAATAGCTCGTAAGGACTCACTAAAGCATATAGAGAATACTGAAGAGATCATTCTTTCATTAGGAATAAAAGTTGCTGAAAAAATAATAGGTGAGCAACTAAATACAGAGCCATTAACTTATTTGTCAATTGTGAAAACCGCTATTAAAGAGGTTAAGGATCACGCTCAAATTCAGATAACAGTTCATCCTAAATATTATGAAGTACTTGTTGATAGTACAGATGATTTAAAAGCTCTTATCAATCGTGACTGTGATGTTTTTGTTTTTCCTAACCCTGATTTAGATGAAATAGGCTGCTTTATTGAATCGTCATATGGGAAGATAGAAGCTAGTGTCGATAGCCAATTAGAAGAAATTAAATCGAAGTTGTTAGCTCTATTATTGGAGGAATAG
- the fliG gene encoding flagellar motor switch protein FliG, with protein MKRKNDEFSDRQKAAVLLISLGPDVASSIYKHLTEEEIEKLTLEISSVRTVEAKVKDEIIEEFHNIALAQEYISQGGIGYAKTVLEKALGEDQASSIINRLTSSLQVKPFDFARKADPAQILNFIQNEHPQTISLILSYLDPGQAGQILSELPQDMQADVARRIAVMESTSPEIINEVEQILEQKLSATVTQDYTQTGGVEAVVEVLNKVDRSTERTIIDALEIQDPALAEEIKKRMFVFEDIVTLDSRSIQRVVRDVESEDLLLGLKVASEEVKDVVFKNMSTRMVETFKEEMEYMGPVRLKEVEEAQSRIVAVIRRLEDAGEIVVARGGGDDIIV; from the coding sequence GTGAAACGAAAAAATGATGAATTCTCAGATAGACAAAAGGCTGCCGTCCTACTCATTTCATTAGGGCCTGATGTTGCTTCATCCATTTATAAGCATTTAACTGAAGAAGAAATTGAAAAATTAACGCTTGAAATTTCAAGTGTTCGAACTGTTGAAGCAAAAGTGAAGGATGAAATCATTGAAGAATTTCATAACATCGCTTTAGCGCAAGAGTATATTTCTCAAGGTGGAATCGGATATGCAAAGACAGTTCTTGAAAAGGCTTTGGGAGAAGATCAAGCTTCATCAATTATTAACCGATTAACATCTTCACTACAAGTGAAGCCTTTTGATTTTGCAAGGAAAGCTGATCCTGCTCAGATTCTTAATTTTATTCAAAATGAGCATCCACAAACAATTTCTCTTATTCTTTCATATTTAGATCCGGGTCAAGCCGGTCAGATTCTTTCAGAGCTTCCGCAAGATATGCAAGCGGATGTAGCACGAAGAATAGCGGTTATGGAAAGCACTTCACCCGAGATTATAAACGAGGTTGAACAAATTCTTGAACAAAAACTATCAGCAACCGTAACGCAGGACTATACACAAACAGGCGGAGTTGAAGCTGTAGTAGAGGTCCTGAATAAGGTGGATCGTAGCACAGAGAGAACAATTATAGATGCTCTAGAGATTCAAGATCCCGCCCTTGCAGAAGAAATTAAAAAGAGAATGTTTGTCTTTGAAGATATCGTTACTCTTGATAGCAGATCTATCCAAAGAGTGGTACGGGATGTGGAAAGTGAAGATCTGTTGCTCGGGTTAAAGGTTGCAAGTGAAGAGGTAAAAGATGTTGTATTTAAAAACATGTCAACAAGAATGGTTGAGACTTTTAAAGAAGAGATGGAATACATGGGACCTGTTCGACTTAAAGAAGTTGAGGAAGCTCAATCTCGTATTGTGGCTGTGATTAGGAGATTAGAGGATGCAGGTGAAATAGTGGTAGCCCGCGGTGGAGGAGATGATATTATTGTCTAA
- the fliF gene encoding flagellar basal-body MS-ring/collar protein FliF — protein MNEQINQYMNKIKSFWVERSKIQKLLMIGTVILLVIILIISILLSSDKNMVPLYSNLSPQETGQIKATLDSRGIQSEIADNGSTIKVPELMVDTLKVELAAEGIPNSGTIDYTFFGQNAGFGMTDNEFNVIKLEAMQTEISNLIKGIDGISDATVMINIPETSVFLSEAENVASASIVLNTKPGYQFTQQQIKALYHLVAKSVPNLPTDNIVITNQNFEYFDLENNENSTNIGNITSQLDLKREIEKDIQRQVQQMLGTMMGHDKVLVSVTADLDFTQENREENLVVPSDEENMEGLDISVERITETFTGNGNAAAGVAGVGDEEVANYPAGAVNGNGDYERIEERVNKDVNRIRKEIIEAPYKIRDLGIQVMVEPPDPENPQSLPVQSVEDITQILTTIVRTSIDKDAAGVEMTDEALQDNVVVSVQQFNGKAQFPEGVATTSKIPVWVYIVGGALLLIVVILLFVIFRRKNKENEDYYVEEELNTPPYIPYEIPDVIKEKETEATARRKQLEKMAREKPEDFAKLLKSWLSEE, from the coding sequence TTGAACGAGCAAATTAATCAGTATATGAATAAAATAAAATCCTTTTGGGTGGAACGTTCGAAAATTCAAAAGTTACTTATGATAGGAACTGTAATTTTACTTGTTATTATTTTAATTATTTCTATCCTTTTATCATCGGATAAAAATATGGTTCCTCTTTATAGTAATCTATCTCCCCAAGAAACTGGTCAAATAAAAGCAACCCTAGATTCTAGAGGTATACAATCAGAAATTGCGGACAATGGTTCGACTATAAAAGTTCCAGAATTAATGGTTGATACGTTAAAGGTAGAGCTGGCTGCAGAAGGTATACCGAATTCAGGAACAATCGATTACACATTTTTTGGTCAAAATGCTGGTTTTGGAATGACCGATAATGAATTTAATGTTATCAAGCTTGAAGCTATGCAAACAGAAATATCGAATTTAATTAAGGGGATTGATGGAATCAGTGATGCAACTGTCATGATTAACATCCCTGAAACTAGTGTCTTCCTTAGTGAGGCTGAAAACGTTGCATCAGCATCAATTGTTTTAAATACAAAACCAGGCTACCAATTTACTCAGCAACAGATAAAAGCGTTATATCATTTGGTTGCTAAAAGTGTTCCAAATCTTCCTACTGATAATATCGTCATTACCAATCAAAATTTTGAGTATTTTGATCTTGAAAATAATGAAAATTCAACAAACATCGGAAATATCACTTCACAACTTGATTTGAAACGTGAAATTGAAAAAGACATTCAACGTCAAGTTCAACAAATGCTTGGAACTATGATGGGACATGATAAAGTATTGGTTTCAGTAACGGCTGATCTTGATTTTACTCAAGAAAACCGTGAAGAAAACCTTGTTGTTCCTTCAGACGAAGAAAATATGGAAGGTTTGGATATAAGTGTTGAGCGTATTACTGAAACATTTACTGGAAATGGGAATGCAGCTGCTGGTGTGGCTGGCGTCGGTGATGAAGAAGTAGCAAACTATCCAGCTGGTGCTGTAAATGGAAATGGAGACTATGAAAGAATTGAGGAACGGGTTAATAAGGATGTTAACCGAATTCGAAAGGAAATAATTGAGGCTCCATATAAAATCAGAGACCTAGGGATACAGGTTATGGTAGAACCTCCCGATCCAGAGAATCCACAATCTCTTCCTGTTCAAAGTGTTGAGGATATTACTCAGATACTTACAACAATTGTTCGAACAAGCATTGATAAAGATGCTGCAGGAGTAGAAATGACAGATGAAGCTTTACAAGATAATGTAGTTGTGTCAGTTCAGCAGTTTAATGGAAAAGCTCAGTTTCCCGAAGGAGTTGCCACTACTTCTAAAATCCCGGTGTGGGTTTATATCGTTGGTGGTGCTTTGTTATTGATTGTCGTTATCTTATTGTTTGTCATTTTCCGAAGAAAAAATAAGGAAAATGAAGACTACTATGTTGAAGAAGAATTAAATACACCACCATATATTCCTTATGAGATACCTGATGTGATAAAAGAGAAAGAAACTGAGGCTACGGCAAGAAGAAAACAACTAGAAAAAATGGCAAGAGAAAAGCCGGAAGATTTCGCGAAACTATTAAAATCATGGTTGTCAGAGGAATAG
- the fliE gene encoding flagellar hook-basal body complex protein FliE — protein MIDRLNVLNKYQLPNQINTMASKSSSDSINQFSTFLKDAINQVNKASNASDLMTNKLASGEKVDLHEVMIAAEKSGVTLLTTIEVRNKVVEAYQEIMRMQV, from the coding sequence ATGATTGATCGTTTAAATGTATTAAATAAATATCAATTACCAAATCAAATCAATACAATGGCTAGTAAAAGTAGTTCAGATTCTATTAACCAGTTTTCTACCTTCCTAAAGGATGCAATTAATCAAGTAAATAAAGCTTCAAACGCATCTGATTTAATGACTAACAAATTAGCTTCCGGTGAGAAAGTTGATTTACATGAAGTGATGATAGCTGCTGAAAAATCGGGTGTTACCCTATTAACAACGATTGAGGTTCGGAATAAAGTTGTTGAAGCATATCAAGAGATAATGAGAATGCAAGTTTAA
- the flgC gene encoding flagellar basal body rod protein FlgC produces MTIFHSLNNSASALTAGRLRMDVISSNMANVDTTRGQYVDGQWQPYKRKVVTTQASESQFTNLLNRAMNQSVGHGVKVTRIEEDDSPAKLVYQPEHPDANDQGYVAMPNVDPLKEMVDLISATRSYEANVTVFNASKGLLMKSLEIGK; encoded by the coding sequence ATGACTATTTTTCACAGCTTGAATAATAGTGCTTCTGCACTAACAGCGGGGCGACTGAGGATGGATGTTATATCTTCTAATATGGCAAACGTGGATACAACACGTGGACAGTATGTAGATGGACAATGGCAACCGTATAAACGAAAAGTAGTTACCACTCAAGCGAGTGAGAGTCAATTTACAAATCTTCTTAATAGAGCAATGAACCAATCTGTAGGTCATGGGGTAAAGGTTACTAGAATTGAAGAAGATGATTCTCCTGCAAAACTAGTATATCAACCAGAGCATCCTGATGCTAATGACCAAGGGTATGTTGCAATGCCAAATGTGGATCCATTAAAAGAAATGGTAGATTTAATCAGTGCTACAAGGTCATACGAAGCGAATGTGACTGTGTTTAATGCATCGAAAGGCCTACTAATGAAATCTTTAGAGATAGGGAAATAG
- the flgB gene encoding flagellar basal body rod protein FlgB, translating to MKLFSGTINSLEQALKYSSTRQKTISHNIANVDTPNYKAKDVSFKTELNQSINANKTSALHIDFSGGRSSSVKVVNSIGNQYNHNGNNVDIDKEMSSLAENQIYFNAVADRISSKFNSLKTVVKGGK from the coding sequence GTGAAACTTTTTTCCGGTACCATAAATTCGCTTGAACAAGCATTAAAATACTCATCAACAAGACAAAAAACGATATCTCATAATATTGCCAATGTAGATACACCAAACTACAAAGCAAAAGATGTTAGTTTTAAAACAGAATTGAACCAATCTATAAATGCAAACAAGACAAGTGCGTTACATATTGACTTTTCAGGTGGTAGAAGTTCTTCAGTTAAAGTGGTTAATAGTATTGGTAATCAATATAATCATAACGGTAACAATGTTGATATAGATAAGGAAATGTCTAGTTTAGCAGAAAACCAAATTTACTTTAATGCAGTCGCTGATAGGATATCTTCGAAGTTTAATTCATTAAAAACAGTAGTTAAAGGTGGTAAGTAA
- the codY gene encoding GTP-sensing pleiotropic transcriptional regulator CodY — protein MYLLEKTRKINALLQKAAGKPVNFKEMSETLRDVIEANVFVVSRRGKLLGYAINQQIENERMKKMLEDRQFPEDYTNNLFNITETSSNIDINSEYTAFPVENRELFQSGLTTIVPIIGGGERLGTLVLSRLQQNFESDDLILAEYGATVVGMEILREKAEEIEDEARSKAVVQMAISSLSYSELEAIEHIFEELNGNEGLLVASKIADRVGITRSVIVNALRKLESAGVIESRSLGMKGTYIKVLNDKFLVELAKLKTN, from the coding sequence ATGTATTTATTAGAAAAAACAAGGAAAATTAATGCTTTATTACAAAAGGCAGCTGGAAAGCCAGTTAACTTTAAGGAAATGTCTGAAACATTACGCGATGTAATTGAAGCGAATGTGTTTGTAGTTAGCAGACGTGGAAAGCTTTTAGGATATGCTATTAATCAGCAGATTGAAAACGAGAGAATGAAGAAGATGCTTGAGGATAGACAATTCCCAGAAGATTATACAAATAACTTATTTAATATTACTGAAACGTCTTCTAACATAGATATCAACAGTGAATATACTGCATTCCCTGTAGAAAATAGAGAGTTATTTCAATCTGGTTTAACTACCATTGTACCAATTATTGGTGGTGGTGAACGATTAGGGACTCTTGTGCTATCACGTTTACAACAAAATTTCGAAAGTGATGATTTAATCCTTGCTGAATATGGCGCTACAGTAGTAGGTATGGAAATTCTACGTGAAAAGGCAGAGGAAATTGAAGATGAAGCTCGAAGTAAAGCGGTAGTTCAAATGGCGATTAGCTCCCTCTCATATAGCGAACTAGAAGCAATTGAACATATCTTTGAAGAACTAAACGGTAATGAAGGATTATTAGTAGCAAGTAAAATAGCTGATAGAGTAGGGATTACAAGATCTGTAATCGTAAATGCTTTAAGAAAACTTGAAAGTGCTGGAGTAATCGAATCAAGATCACTTGGTATGAAAGGTACTTATATTAAAGTATTAAATGATAAATTCCTAGTGGAACTGGCAAAATTAAAAACGAATTAG